In one window of Tenacibaculum mesophilum DNA:
- a CDS encoding phage tail protein translates to MEPFLGQITMFGGNFAPRGWAFCDGQLLAISQNSALFSILGTTYGGDGRTTFALPDLRGRAPIGPRNGPGLSDYRLGQRGGVETVTLNITQMPSHNHATQNNTAADQHIQLSADAGIRSTPQAGDVPAGASFGSGISATPVNAYGPANNTVNGQTISANAGLNILNTGGNLPHTNVQPYLAVNYIIALVGVFPSRN, encoded by the coding sequence ATGGAACCATTTTTAGGTCAAATTACGATGTTCGGAGGAAACTTTGCTCCAAGAGGTTGGGCATTTTGCGATGGACAATTACTGGCAATTTCACAAAACTCTGCTTTATTTTCAATTTTAGGAACCACGTACGGAGGAGACGGAAGAACAACTTTTGCTTTACCCGATTTAAGAGGTAGAGCTCCAATAGGCCCTAGAAATGGCCCTGGCTTAAGTGATTATAGATTGGGTCAAAGAGGAGGGGTAGAAACGGTTACCTTAAACATTACTCAAATGCCAAGTCATAATCATGCAACTCAAAACAATACAGCTGCTGACCAACATATTCAATTAAGTGCTGATGCTGGTATTCGTAGTACTCCTCAAGCAGGAGATGTTCCTGCTGGAGCAAGTTTTGGATCTGGTATTAGTGCCACACCTGTAAATGCTTATGGACCAGCTAACAATACTGTTAATGGACAAACTATTAGTGCTAATGCTGGTTTGAATATACTTAATACAGGTGGAAACCTACCACATACTAATGTACAACCTTACTTAGCTGTTAATTATATTATTGCTTTGGTAGGTGTTTTTCCTTCCAGAAATTAA
- a CDS encoding TrkH family potassium uptake protein — MENLNLKLVYRFLGVTAILNGLFMWLALPISFYYNESAKLGILNAGIITIAIGSLLFFFNKPDNKNIHKKEGYLIVTLGWLTLSFTGMLPYLLTESIPNVTNAFFETISGYSTTGSSILTDIESMPKGILFWRSCTHWIGGMGIIVLTIAILPLLGIGGMQLFMAEAPGPSADKLHPRITDTAKRLWLIYVLLTAIEFLLLKVAGMTWFDAINHAMATVSTGGFSTKNASVAHWNNAPLIQYIIIFFMFIAGTNFVLTYFALKGKVRKVIQSEEFKYYLFGILGIATIVALMIIFFQDPNLQTTIEHPKVWGEVESAIRHSLFSVISVVTTTGFVTADFTMWSFFVTAIFFSLFFLGGSAGSTSGGVKIVRHIIMLKNSFLEFKKSLHPNAIIPVRYDGKAVNQTIIFNILSFFVLYMLIFIIGTVVLALLGLDIKSALGACASSLGNIGPAIGSVSPVDNFNHLSAGAKWFCSFLMLIGRLELFTVLILLTPFFWRKN; from the coding sequence ATGGAAAACCTTAATCTTAAATTAGTCTATCGTTTTTTAGGAGTTACAGCTATCCTGAATGGGTTATTTATGTGGCTTGCCTTACCCATAAGTTTTTATTACAACGAATCCGCCAAATTAGGAATTCTAAATGCCGGAATTATTACGATAGCAATTGGTTCTTTATTGTTTTTTTTCAATAAACCCGATAATAAAAACATTCATAAAAAAGAGGGATACCTTATTGTTACTTTAGGATGGCTTACCTTATCGTTCACAGGAATGCTTCCCTATCTACTCACAGAAAGTATACCGAACGTAACTAATGCTTTTTTTGAAACAATTTCTGGTTACTCAACCACAGGTTCCTCTATTTTAACCGATATAGAATCTATGCCTAAGGGTATTTTATTTTGGCGAAGTTGTACACACTGGATTGGAGGCATGGGAATTATTGTACTTACTATTGCTATTTTACCTTTATTAGGTATCGGAGGTATGCAACTTTTTATGGCTGAAGCCCCAGGTCCTTCTGCTGATAAACTACACCCAAGAATTACTGATACAGCAAAACGCTTATGGTTAATTTATGTATTGTTAACTGCTATTGAATTTTTACTACTAAAAGTAGCTGGAATGACTTGGTTTGATGCTATTAATCATGCTATGGCGACCGTAAGCACGGGTGGATTCTCTACTAAAAATGCTAGTGTAGCTCATTGGAATAATGCTCCATTAATTCAGTACATTATCATCTTTTTCATGTTTATTGCTGGTACTAATTTTGTACTCACCTATTTTGCATTAAAAGGAAAAGTTAGAAAAGTTATACAAAGTGAAGAATTCAAATACTACCTTTTTGGTATTCTTGGAATAGCTACCATTGTAGCTTTAATGATTATCTTTTTTCAAGATCCCAATCTACAAACTACTATAGAACATCCTAAAGTATGGGGTGAAGTAGAAAGTGCAATAAGACATTCTTTATTCTCTGTTATATCTGTAGTGACCACAACTGGTTTTGTTACTGCCGATTTTACAATGTGGAGCTTTTTTGTTACCGCAATATTTTTCTCTTTATTTTTTTTAGGAGGTTCTGCAGGGTCTACATCTGGAGGAGTGAAAATTGTTCGTCACATTATCATGTTGAAGAATAGCTTTCTTGAATTTAAAAAATCATTACACCCAAATGCCATAATACCTGTTCGTTATGACGGAAAAGCAGTTAATCAAACAATTATATTCAACATACTTTCATTTTTTGTACTCTACATGCTAATTTTTATAATTGGTACTGTTGTTCTAGCCCTTTTAGGTTTAGATATAAAGTCTGCTTTAGGAGCATGCGCTTCTTCATTGGGTAATATCGGACCTGCTATTGGAAGTGTTAGTCCTGTAGACAATTTTAACCATTTATCAGCAGGTGCTAAATGGTTTTGCTCTTTTCTAATGTTAATTGGTCGTCTAGAGCTATTTACTGTGTTAATTTTATTAACTCCTTTTTTCTGGAGAAAAAACTAA